One segment of Apus apus isolate bApuApu2 chromosome 1, bApuApu2.pri.cur, whole genome shotgun sequence DNA contains the following:
- the LOC127393390 gene encoding homeobox protein NANOG-like: protein MSAHLAMPYLRYPGTVRYGDYYWLSPGSMDSVPVEEAPPPDPLPFPAAEEMPSQPDVSPASSSSGTLIQYTPDSATSPTTERPSPHPSFQKAKEEGEGVVKKAKSRTAFSQEQLQVLHQRFQNQKYLSPQQIRELAAALGLTYKQVKTWFQNQRMKFKRCQKESQWVEKGVYLPQNGFHQAAYLDITPTFHQGFPVGASRNLQAVTNMHQAYGGGQTYGNGQSLYSFVAVEDEGLFGKGGTSCNTQQAMGLLSQQMNFYHGYPADMDYVNLESEDTYGFQSTSSSMTLFSSSPVRHQYQAPWHPLGTQSGYES from the exons ATGAGTGCCCACCTGGCTATGCCCTACCTGCGCTACCCCGGCACGGTCAGGTATGGGGACTACTACTGGCTCTCTCCAGGGAGCATGGACAGCGTGCCCGTGGAGGAGGCTCCGCCACCGgacccccttcccttccccgcGGCGGAGGAGATGCCCAGCCAGCCAG ATGTCTCTCCAGCTTCCTCTAGCTCTGGGACGCTCATCCAGTACACCCCAGACTCTGCCACTAGCCCCACCACAGAACGcccttctccccatccctcttTCCAGAAGGCTAAGGAGGAAGGTGAGGGTGTGGTGAAGAAGGCCAAGAGCCGCACAGCCTTTTCCCAGGAGCAACTGCAAGTCCTGCACCAGCGGTTCCAGAACCAGAAGTACCTTAGCCCCCAGCAGATCCgggagctggctgctgccctggggcttACCTACAAGCAG GTGAAAACATGGTTTCAGAACCAACGGATGAAATTTAAACGCTGCCAGAAGGAGAGCCAGTGGGTGGAAAAAGGCGTGTATCTACCACAG AATGGGTTCCACCAGGCTGCATACTTGGATATAACCCCCACGTTCCACCAGGGTTTCCCTGTTGGTGCCAGCAGAAACCTTCAGGCTGTGACCAACATGCACCAGGCTTATGGTGGTGGCCAGACTTACGGAAATGGACAGAGCCTGTACTCGTTTGTGGCTGTGGAGGATGAGGGGCTCTTTGGAAAAGGTGGGACAAGCTGCAATACCCAGCAAGCCATGGGTTTATTAAGCCAGCAGATGAACTTCTATCATGGCTACCCTGCCGATATGGATTATGTCAACCTGGAGTCAGAAGACACCTATGGCTTCCAGAGCACCTCTAGCAGCATGACACTGTTCTCGAGCTCTCCTGTACGACATCAGTACCAGGCCCCTTGGCATCCCTTGGGGACCCAGAGTGGCTATGAGTCTTAG